A single genomic interval of Fundulus heteroclitus isolate FHET01 unplaced genomic scaffold, MU-UCD_Fhet_4.1 scaffold_141, whole genome shotgun sequence harbors:
- the pcyt1aa gene encoding choline-phosphate cytidylyltransferase A, whose protein sequence is MEAQSSHELVMARKRRREGSNGETEEGERLGKIPRYTVGLKNPAPFADELEPADNKPYERVTMEEAKKGTPLNRPVRVYADGIFDVFHSGHARALMQAKRLFPNSHLIVGVCSDELTHKYKGFTVMNEDERYDAVRHCRYVDEVVRNAPWTLTPEFLAKHRIDFVAHDDYPYSSAGSDDVYKHIKEAGMFAPTQRTEGISTSDIITRIVRDYDVYVRRNLQRGYTAKELNVSFINEKKYHLQERVDKVKRKVRDVEEKSKEFVQKVEEKSIDLIQKWEEKSREFIGNFLQMFGPEGALKHMLKEGKGRMLQAISPRHSPDSSPTREERSPSPTFRLPFFSKTSPPPSPPHHSGARGYLISEDDDEDEDGDDDDNN, encoded by the exons ATGGAGGCCCAGAGCTCCCACGAGCTGGTGATGGCCAGGAAGAGAAGACGAGAAGGCTCCAACGGGGAGActgaagagggggaaagactCGGGAAAATCCCCAGATATACCGTG GGATTGAAAAACCCCGCGCCCTTTGCCGATGAGCTGGAGCCAGCCGATAATAAACCCTACGAGAGAGTCACCATGGAAGAGGCAAAGAAGGGAACGCCCC TCAACAGACCCGTGCGAGTCTATGCAGATGGCATCTTCGATGTTTTCCACTCAGGTCATGCCAGAGCCCTGATGCAGGCAAAACGTCTCTTCCCAAATTCACATCTGATTGTCGGGG TGTGCAGCGATGAGCTCACCCACAAGTACAAGGGCTTCACTGTGATGAACGAGGACGAGCGTTACGACGCCGTCAGACACTGCCGCTACGTGGACGAAGTGGTGCGAAATGCTCCCTGGACGCTAACGCCGGAGTTCCTCGCAAAGCATCGC ATTGATTTTGTGGCCCACGATGACTACCCATACTCATCAGCAGGCAGCGACGACGTGTACAAGCACATTAAAGAAGCAG gcATGTTTGCTCCCACCCAGCGGACAGAGGGCATCTCCACCTCCGACATCATCACCCGCATAGTCCGGGACTACGACGTGTACGTCAGACGCAACCTGCAGAGAGGCTACACGGCCAAAGAGCTCAACGTCAGCTTCATCAAC GAGAAGAAGTATCACCTGCAAGAGCGAGTGGATAAGGTGAAGAGGAAGGTGCGTGACGTGGAGGAGAAGAGCAAAGAGTTTGTCCAGAAGGTGGAGGAGAAGAGCATCGACCTCATCCAGAAATGGGAGGAGAAGTCCAGGGAGTTCATCGGCAACTTCTTGCAGATGTTCGGCCCCGAGGGAGCTCTG AAGCACATGCTGAAGGAAGGGAAGGGCCGCATGCTGCAGGCCATCAGCCCCAGGCACAGCCCCGACAGCAGCCCCACCCGAGAGGAGCGCTCGCCGTCCCCCACCTtccgcctccccttcttctccaagACCTCGCCTCCTCCCTCGCCTCCTCACCACAGCGGGGCCCGGGGATACCTCATCAGCGAGGACGACGATGAAGACGAAGACGGCGACGACGATGACAACAactag